In Streptomyces longhuiensis, the following proteins share a genomic window:
- a CDS encoding CU044_5270 family protein: MNAAHPSGSDREEAQEVSRLLPEAPEWDLPRGRHRHHKDILMQHIDRHHESVAATTPPRGRAGAATTPPRRRLLRPAVALPVAALVLAGALAATLTFTGDDHGATPVAQAPASDGGATVLLNQIADASLRTDTAPVKDGQYVYVRSTVRSNEGTFAGPVELGAPHRREVWTAQTSKPVKTLGAMRETGKGVPMSGQRLPYESTTALAPGLERPTYAWLASLPTDPDRLLDELYAGTRTWGRESKDQAVFEKIGSLLDETVMPPKNAAALYKAVARIPGIKRIPDAVDAAGRHGVGLARQDARSASRSEWIFDSETLTYLGSRSYLDKDGKGMKLAGTNAILRRTVVDKSGAMPADTTADS, translated from the coding sequence ATGAACGCAGCACATCCCTCCGGGAGTGACCGCGAGGAGGCCCAGGAGGTGTCCCGGCTACTGCCCGAGGCGCCCGAATGGGATCTGCCGCGGGGGCGACACCGCCACCACAAGGACATCCTGATGCAGCACATCGACCGCCACCACGAGAGCGTCGCAGCCACCACTCCGCCGCGCGGCCGGGCGGGCGCCGCCACCACCCCGCCGCGGCGGCGTCTCCTGCGCCCCGCGGTGGCCCTCCCCGTCGCGGCCCTGGTGCTCGCGGGCGCGCTGGCCGCCACCCTCACCTTCACCGGCGACGACCACGGAGCGACGCCCGTTGCGCAGGCTCCCGCGTCGGACGGCGGAGCCACCGTCCTGCTGAACCAGATCGCCGACGCGTCCCTCAGGACGGACACCGCACCGGTCAAGGACGGCCAGTACGTGTACGTGCGCAGCACGGTCCGCTCGAACGAGGGCACGTTCGCCGGGCCCGTCGAACTCGGCGCCCCGCACCGGCGCGAGGTCTGGACGGCGCAGACGTCCAAGCCGGTGAAGACCCTCGGCGCCATGAGGGAGACCGGCAAGGGCGTCCCGATGTCCGGTCAGCGCCTCCCCTACGAGTCGACGACCGCACTGGCCCCCGGCCTGGAGCGTCCGACGTACGCCTGGCTGGCCTCGCTGCCCACCGACCCGGACCGGCTCCTCGACGAGCTCTACGCCGGGACCCGGACCTGGGGCCGCGAGTCCAAGGACCAGGCCGTCTTCGAGAAGATCGGGTCCCTCCTCGACGAGACGGTGATGCCGCCGAAGAACGCCGCGGCGCTCTACAAGGCCGTCGCGCGGATCCCGGGCATCAAGCGGATCCCCGACGCCGTCGACGCCGCGGGGCGCCACGGGGTCGGCCTCGCGCGCCAGGACGCCAGGTCCGCGAGCCGCAGCGAGTGGATCTTCGACAGCGAGACCCTCACCTACCTCGGCTCACGCTCGTACCTGGACAAGGACGGCAAGGGCATGAAACTGGCGGGGACGAACGCGATCCTGCGCCGCACCGTCGTCGACAAGTCCGGCGCGATGCCCGCCGACACGACGGCCGACAGCTGA
- a CDS encoding YdeI/OmpD-associated family protein: MDGTGGVYEADGVEIIAFPDAEAFESWLGEHHTRQAGVWVKVAKKRSGIPSVTDGELVDIGLCWGWISGRRRSLDERYYLQLYVPRRARSLWSRVNVDKVAMLTAAGRMREPGLAEVRRAQEDGRWVAAYESQKTATVPPDLATALDAEPEARKAFDALDRSGRYQTIPPLLQALTPEARRARLRRAVDKLLNGESD; this comes from the coding sequence ATGGACGGGACGGGCGGGGTGTACGAGGCCGACGGAGTCGAGATCATCGCCTTTCCGGATGCCGAGGCGTTCGAGAGCTGGCTCGGCGAGCACCACACGCGGCAGGCAGGTGTGTGGGTCAAGGTCGCCAAGAAGAGGTCCGGCATCCCGTCCGTCACCGACGGCGAACTGGTGGACATCGGGCTGTGCTGGGGCTGGATCTCCGGCCGGCGGCGCTCCCTCGACGAGCGGTACTACCTCCAGCTCTATGTGCCGCGCCGGGCCAGGAGCCTGTGGTCCCGGGTGAACGTCGACAAGGTCGCCATGCTGACCGCCGCCGGACGGATGCGCGAGCCCGGTCTCGCCGAGGTGCGCAGGGCGCAGGAGGACGGGCGGTGGGTCGCGGCGTACGAGTCGCAGAAGACGGCGACGGTGCCACCCGACCTCGCTACGGCGCTCGACGCGGAACCCGAGGCCAGGAAGGCGTTCGACGCACTCGACAGGTCGGGGCGCTACCAGACGATCCCGCCGCTGCTCCAGGCCCTCACTCCCGAGGCCCGGCGCGCTCGGCTCCGAAGGGCCGTCGACAAGCTGCTCAACGGCGAGTCCGACTAG
- the glsA gene encoding glutaminase A, translating to MRHNKPPDDPLAALLDRVRIRLRDLTEGEPASYIPELSRADPDLFGLSLCALDGQVYSCGDSEVPFTVQSVSKPFVFALALADQGLEEVLARVGAEPSGEGFSSIRLEPGTGRPPNPMVNAGAIVTSSLVAGANPDERFARILAGLGAFAGRDLTVDDAVFASERATGDRNRALAYLMHNAGSLTGDVEEQLAVYFRQCSVLVTCDDLAVMHATLAGGGTNPLTGERVVASHHAQHVLAVMATCGMYDASGQWMLRVGLPAKSGVSGGIGVALPGQFGIGVFSPPLDEKGNSVRAIAACHLLSEQFGLHLMRATGSSGRPLPPRSLDPGPLRSLRHRPRDQRAALDERPDRIRVHVLQGDLDFATAEQTLRAARDLPKAARWFVLDLARVGRIEPVAADLLRALGHDLRERGIRMVIADPSERPVTHTKDEFADLGRAIESCEDELLTDLGLDPSEPVPLTDSDLFGRAGEQAAQAVSDCFGTMSLSAGQTVEPPRAEPVVLWYVEAGRLAVCAHSSRPTPAGRTWSAGPGAALTPADFHARLGQRVMAEEDSVCRTLTAAGLLRLRTAVPAAAAFLERSPLDGAETVDRPEGA from the coding sequence GAGCCGGCCTCGTACATCCCGGAGCTGAGCAGGGCCGACCCGGACCTGTTCGGACTGAGCCTGTGCGCGCTCGACGGGCAGGTCTACAGCTGCGGCGACAGCGAGGTGCCGTTCACCGTCCAGTCCGTGTCCAAGCCCTTCGTCTTCGCGCTCGCACTCGCCGACCAGGGCCTGGAGGAAGTCCTCGCGCGCGTGGGCGCCGAACCGAGCGGCGAGGGATTCAGCTCGATCCGCCTCGAACCCGGCACCGGGCGCCCGCCCAACCCGATGGTCAACGCCGGTGCCATCGTGACCAGTTCACTGGTGGCCGGAGCGAACCCCGACGAGCGCTTCGCCCGCATCCTGGCCGGCCTGGGAGCCTTCGCGGGCCGGGACCTGACCGTCGACGACGCGGTGTTCGCCTCCGAGCGCGCCACCGGTGACCGCAACCGCGCCCTCGCCTATCTCATGCACAACGCGGGATCGCTCACCGGCGACGTGGAGGAGCAGCTCGCGGTCTACTTCCGCCAGTGCTCCGTGCTCGTGACCTGCGACGACCTCGCCGTGATGCACGCGACCCTGGCCGGCGGCGGCACCAACCCGCTCACCGGCGAACGGGTCGTCGCCTCCCACCACGCCCAGCACGTCCTCGCCGTCATGGCCACCTGCGGGATGTACGACGCCTCCGGGCAGTGGATGCTGCGCGTGGGCCTGCCGGCGAAGAGCGGAGTATCGGGCGGGATCGGCGTCGCGCTGCCCGGCCAGTTCGGCATCGGCGTGTTCAGCCCGCCCCTGGACGAGAAGGGCAACAGCGTCCGCGCCATCGCCGCCTGCCACCTCCTGTCGGAACAGTTCGGGCTGCACCTGATGCGCGCCACCGGCAGCAGCGGCCGTCCGCTGCCGCCGCGCTCCCTCGACCCGGGCCCACTGCGCTCGCTGCGCCACCGCCCGCGCGACCAGCGCGCCGCACTCGACGAACGGCCCGACCGCATCCGCGTCCACGTCCTCCAGGGCGACCTGGACTTCGCCACCGCCGAACAGACCCTGCGCGCGGCCCGCGACCTCCCGAAGGCCGCCCGCTGGTTCGTCCTGGACCTCGCACGGGTCGGCCGCATCGAACCCGTCGCCGCCGACCTCCTGCGCGCTCTCGGCCACGACCTGCGCGAACGCGGGATCCGCATGGTGATCGCCGACCCGTCGGAGCGCCCCGTCACGCACACCAAGGACGAATTCGCCGACCTCGGACGCGCCATCGAGTCCTGCGAGGACGAACTCCTGACCGACCTCGGACTCGACCCCTCCGAGCCCGTTCCCCTGACGGACAGCGACCTCTTCGGGAGGGCCGGCGAGCAGGCGGCGCAGGCCGTCTCCGACTGCTTCGGCACCATGTCCCTGTCCGCCGGCCAGACCGTCGAGCCACCCCGCGCGGAGCCCGTGGTCCTCTGGTACGTGGAGGCGGGGCGCCTGGCCGTGTGCGCCCACAGCTCGCGGCCCACACCCGCGGGCCGCACCTGGTCCGCGGGGCCCGGCGCGGCCCTCACCCCCGCCGATTTCCACGCTCGCCTGGGCCAGCGCGTCATGGCCGAGGAGGACTCGGTGTGCCGCACCCTGACCGCCGCCGGACTGCTGCGTCTGCGCACGGCCGTCCCCGCGGCGGCGGCCTTCCTGGAGCGCAGCCCGCTCGACGGCGCGGAGACGGTCGACCGGCCCGAGGGGGCTTGA
- a CDS encoding lipase, with protein MVTLWYPARCPTHGRARAPWLPPEAAALYKQKVSQQLHTSLDTVDLPLTHAYTNAAVEEYGHGLPVVLFSPGYRAQRALGAALVEDLASRGHAVVTIDHTHESDIVEFPGGRLEPGRQPGRPTDEDIAKALRVRQDDTRFVPDELAGLNAGRNPDAEGRPLPHGLCGALGLRRTGMFGHSLGGDTAAEVMAADHRVMAGADLDGSINGSVAATGLDRPFLLMSNASHGRENDPSWEEFWSHLRGWRRSLRLRASGPDLHGPVPADATAGHGGPAPARGGRRHDRCHRHDHRGPRRSRRAGLSGRLLRPSPVVPGPGQASPVRSVPALPRDRVRALTDRR; from the coding sequence ATGGTGACCCTCTGGTATCCGGCCCGCTGCCCCACGCACGGCCGCGCACGCGCCCCCTGGCTCCCGCCAGAGGCGGCGGCGCTGTACAAACAGAAAGTGAGCCAACAGCTTCACACGTCCCTGGACACCGTGGATCTGCCGCTCACGCACGCGTACACGAACGCCGCCGTCGAGGAGTACGGCCACGGGCTGCCGGTCGTGCTCTTCTCCCCGGGCTACCGCGCGCAACGCGCCCTCGGCGCCGCGCTGGTCGAGGACCTGGCCAGTCGCGGCCACGCGGTCGTCACCATCGACCACACGCACGAGAGCGACATCGTGGAGTTCCCGGGAGGGCGCCTCGAACCGGGCCGGCAGCCGGGCCGGCCGACCGACGAGGACATCGCGAAGGCGCTGCGGGTCCGCCAGGACGACACCAGGTTCGTGCCGGACGAGCTGGCCGGCCTGAACGCGGGGAGGAATCCCGATGCCGAGGGCCGCCCGCTGCCCCACGGCCTGTGCGGTGCGCTCGGCCTGCGCCGGACCGGCATGTTCGGGCACTCGCTCGGCGGGGACACCGCGGCGGAGGTGATGGCGGCGGATCACCGCGTCATGGCGGGCGCCGACCTGGACGGGAGCATCAACGGGTCTGTCGCCGCCACGGGCCTCGACCGGCCCTTCCTTCTGATGAGCAACGCGAGCCACGGCCGCGAGAACGACCCGTCCTGGGAGGAGTTCTGGTCGCATCTGCGTGGCTGGCGCCGGAGCCTGCGCCTGCGCGCGTCCGGACCAGACCTACACGGACCTGTCCCCGCTGATGCAACAGCTGGACATGGCGGTCCCGCTCCCGCCCGAGGTGGTCGACGCCATGACCGATGCCATCGGCACGATCACCGCGGACCGCGCCGTAGCCGCCGAGCGGGCCTGTCTGGGCGCCTTCTTCGACCTTCACCTGTGGTGCCGGGACCGGGACAGGCGTCTCCTGTCCGGTCCGTCCCCGCGCTTCCCCGAGATCGAGTTCGTGCCCTGACGGACCGGAGGTGA
- a CDS encoding LysR family substrate-binding domain-containing protein → MTGSDVPPSFRLAYVPGVTPTKWVRIWNERLPGVPLTLLATPAGEASDVLRDRGADAGLVRLPVDRTVLSAIPLYTETTVVVIPKDHVVAAVDEVSLEDLADETVLHPLDDTLVWEQLPGEPAFERPETTADAVELVAAGIGVLVVPQSLARLHHRKDLTYRPVTDAPESQVALSWPEDETTDLVEEFIGIVRGRTVNSSRGRTATPPQPKAARSDKSGAARQKPAAGKNPRGGGAKGGAKPGPKGAAKGGPKGGSKGGAKRGKPRRRP, encoded by the coding sequence GTGACAGGCTCGGATGTACCCCCTTCGTTCCGGCTCGCGTATGTCCCGGGAGTGACGCCCACCAAGTGGGTGCGGATCTGGAACGAGCGGCTGCCCGGCGTTCCGCTGACCCTCCTCGCGACGCCCGCCGGCGAGGCATCCGACGTATTGCGGGACCGTGGGGCGGACGCGGGCCTCGTGCGGCTGCCGGTGGACCGGACCGTGCTCAGCGCGATCCCCCTCTACACCGAGACGACCGTCGTGGTGATCCCCAAGGACCACGTCGTGGCCGCGGTCGACGAGGTGTCCCTGGAGGATCTGGCCGACGAGACCGTGCTGCACCCCCTCGACGACACCCTCGTCTGGGAGCAGCTTCCCGGTGAGCCCGCGTTCGAGCGCCCGGAGACGACGGCTGACGCCGTCGAGCTGGTGGCCGCCGGGATCGGTGTGCTGGTGGTCCCGCAGTCGCTCGCCCGCCTGCACCACCGCAAGGACCTCACCTACCGGCCGGTGACCGACGCCCCCGAGTCCCAGGTCGCGCTGTCGTGGCCGGAGGACGAGACCACCGATCTGGTGGAGGAGTTCATCGGCATCGTCCGCGGGCGGACGGTCAACAGCTCACGTGGCCGCACGGCGACCCCGCCGCAGCCCAAGGCCGCGCGTTCCGACAAGAGCGGGGCGGCTCGGCAGAAGCCGGCCGCCGGGAAGAACCCGCGCGGCGGCGGCGCCAAGGGTGGCGCCAAACCCGGGCCGAAGGGCGCCGCGAAGGGCGGTCCCAAGGGTGGTTCCAAGGGCGGCGCCAAGCGCGGGAAGCCGCGCCGCAGGCCGTAG
- a CDS encoding RNA polymerase sigma factor, whose amino-acid sequence MRARIRAGDREAFADLYEEYARAIYNHALRLTGDWSLAEEVMSDTFLTAWATRERLDPDADAPLGPWLYGIATNKAHNARRGLRRRLVFLARQPAAPDVDDFAEETAGRIDDARQLARIHSSLAELRRPEREVIALCVWAGLDYAQAADALGVPVGTVRSRLSRARAKLQRLSQQEAPEPRPGRGEVSSEAAFAALPLREETR is encoded by the coding sequence ATGCGTGCACGGATCCGGGCAGGGGACCGCGAGGCGTTCGCCGACCTGTATGAGGAGTACGCGCGGGCGATCTACAACCACGCCCTGCGCCTGACCGGCGACTGGTCGCTCGCCGAGGAGGTCATGTCCGACACGTTCCTGACCGCGTGGGCGACCAGGGAGCGTCTCGACCCCGACGCCGACGCGCCCCTCGGGCCCTGGCTCTACGGCATCGCCACGAACAAGGCCCACAACGCCCGGCGCGGCCTGCGGCGCCGGCTCGTCTTCCTGGCCCGCCAGCCCGCCGCACCCGACGTGGACGACTTCGCGGAGGAGACGGCGGGCCGTATCGACGACGCCCGCCAACTCGCCCGTATCCACAGCTCGTTGGCAGAACTGCGGCGCCCCGAGCGGGAGGTGATCGCCCTGTGTGTCTGGGCCGGGCTGGACTACGCGCAGGCGGCGGACGCATTGGGCGTCCCCGTGGGCACGGTCCGTTCACGGCTGTCCCGGGCGCGCGCCAAACTGCAGCGCCTGAGTCAGCAGGAAGCACCGGAACCGCGCCCCGGTCGCGGAGAGGTATCGAGTGAGGCCGCGTTCGCGGCCCTGCCCCTGCGGGAGGAAACCCGATGA
- a CDS encoding aminoglycoside phosphotransferase family protein — MASTPSPSDGRAGITAALVERLIAAQFPQWSGLPVTPVEVDGWDNRTYRLGDAMTARLPTGEGYVPAVAKENEWLPRLAPSLPVAVPPVLAQGELGEGYPFPWSVRGWLHGETAESGRIDDMAQFAVSVAEFVLALQRCDPTGGPSAGKHSWYRGASLTHYDDETRRCLTALEGHVDTRRAAAVWEAALAAPWQGAPVWFHGDIATGNLLVADGALTAVIDFGTSGVGDPACDLVIAWGMFSGDSREAFRRTVAQDAGTWARARGWSLWKSLLVMSQSLDADPERAASNHRVIDEVLADHDRFGGAGD, encoded by the coding sequence ATGGCATCGACTCCGAGTCCTTCCGACGGCCGTGCCGGAATCACCGCCGCACTCGTGGAGCGGTTGATCGCCGCCCAGTTCCCCCAGTGGAGCGGCCTCCCTGTGACACCGGTGGAGGTCGACGGATGGGACAACCGGACGTACCGCCTGGGTGACGCGATGACAGCCCGTCTGCCCACCGGAGAGGGCTACGTTCCCGCGGTCGCCAAGGAGAACGAGTGGCTGCCGCGGCTCGCGCCGTCACTGCCCGTGGCCGTCCCGCCCGTCCTGGCCCAGGGCGAGCTCGGCGAGGGATACCCCTTCCCGTGGTCCGTGCGCGGCTGGCTGCACGGAGAGACGGCGGAGAGCGGCCGCATCGACGACATGGCGCAGTTCGCGGTCTCGGTGGCCGAGTTCGTCCTCGCGTTGCAACGCTGCGACCCCACCGGGGGACCGTCGGCCGGGAAGCACAGCTGGTACCGGGGTGCGTCGCTCACTCACTACGACGACGAGACCCGCCGCTGTCTCACGGCGCTGGAGGGCCATGTCGACACGCGCCGGGCGGCCGCCGTGTGGGAGGCCGCGCTCGCGGCGCCGTGGCAGGGGGCGCCGGTGTGGTTCCACGGAGACATCGCCACGGGCAACCTGCTCGTCGCCGACGGCGCACTCACGGCCGTCATCGACTTCGGTACGTCGGGCGTCGGCGACCCCGCCTGTGACCTGGTGATCGCCTGGGGCATGTTCTCCGGAGACAGCCGTGAGGCATTCCGGCGCACCGTCGCCCAGGACGCCGGCACCTGGGCCCGAGCCCGCGGCTGGTCCTTGTGGAAGTCCCTGCTCGTCATGTCGCAGTCCCTCGACGCCGACCCGGAACGCGCCGCGTCCAACCATCGTGTGATCGACGAAGTCCTGGCCGACCACGACCGATTCGGCGGAGCCGGCGACTGA
- a CDS encoding DUF5997 family protein, translating into MTSHQTTQTMKPATAAKKLGVYLEATPAEFQEGVVSRSELNALQADPPAWLQELRRNGPHPRPVVASKLGISISGLARGGITEALTTEQIETLKTESPEWLQQERATQAAVRKEAVRIKERNAQRAEQSGDQRS; encoded by the coding sequence ATGACGTCGCACCAGACCACCCAGACCATGAAGCCCGCGACCGCGGCCAAGAAGCTGGGTGTGTACCTCGAGGCCACTCCCGCCGAGTTCCAGGAGGGTGTCGTCTCGCGCAGCGAGCTCAACGCGCTGCAGGCCGATCCGCCCGCGTGGCTCCAGGAGCTGCGGCGCAACGGCCCGCACCCCCGGCCCGTGGTCGCGTCCAAGCTCGGCATCTCGATCTCGGGTCTCGCCCGTGGCGGGATCACCGAGGCGCTCACCACGGAGCAGATCGAGACCCTGAAGACCGAGAGCCCCGAGTGGCTCCAGCAGGAGCGTGCCACCCAGGCCGCGGTGCGCAAGGAAGCCGTCCGTATCAAGGAGCGGAACGCGCAGCGCGCCGAGCAGTCCGGCGACCAGCGTTCCTGA